The following are encoded together in the bacterium genome:
- a CDS encoding LysR family transcriptional regulator, whose translation MASKTALPAADDLFELRVVHQVASSGSFSAAARALGVTVSTATRAVQRLEARLGVALFRRSTHGLSLTEAGRRYAAHVAQVLAAEDAVRDEIAAAKDARRGTLRVTVPVFVAEQVLPRVVRRFVAAHPGVQLDVHASDDFRDVITDAYDLAIRLGPLPDSSLRARRLVGFQRVICAAPAWLAAHGAPRDPGRLAAVPCLLYGSGSQRVTWSLRHRRGVVRTVEVAGPVRSNNLELLVRLAVDGLGITRLPDWAVRDALASGALARVLPAWSEAPPRGAPALWAVHADDPGKDRLRRAFLAALLNAV comes from the coding sequence ATGGCGAGCAAAACCGCTTTGCCGGCGGCGGACGATCTCTTCGAGCTGCGCGTCGTCCACCAGGTGGCGAGCAGCGGCTCGTTCAGCGCCGCGGCGCGCGCCCTCGGCGTCACCGTGTCGACCGCCACCCGCGCCGTCCAGCGCCTCGAAGCGCGCCTCGGCGTCGCCCTGTTCCGGCGCTCGACGCACGGGCTCTCGCTGACCGAGGCCGGCCGCCGCTACGCCGCCCACGTCGCCCAGGTGCTCGCCGCCGAGGACGCCGTGCGCGACGAGATCGCGGCGGCGAAGGACGCGCGTCGCGGCACGCTGCGCGTCACCGTGCCGGTGTTCGTCGCCGAGCAGGTGCTGCCGCGGGTGGTGCGGCGCTTCGTCGCCGCCCACCCCGGCGTCCAGCTCGACGTCCACGCCAGCGACGACTTCCGCGACGTCATCACCGACGCCTACGACCTCGCCATCCGCCTCGGCCCGCTGCCCGACTCGTCCCTGCGCGCCCGCCGGCTGGTCGGCTTCCAGCGCGTCATCTGCGCCGCCCCGGCCTGGCTGGCGGCGCACGGCGCGCCGCGCGATCCGGGGCGCCTCGCCGCCGTGCCCTGCCTGCTCTACGGCAGCGGCAGCCAGCGCGTGACCTGGAGCCTGCGCCATCGCCGCGGCGTCGTCCGCACGGTGGAGGTCGCCGGCCCGGTGCGCAGCAACAACCTCGAGCTGCTGGTGCGGCTCGCGGTCGACGGCCTCGGCATCACCCGCCTGCCCGACTGGGCGGTGCGCGACGCGCTCGCCAGCGGCGCCCTGGCGCGCGTCCTGCCGGCGTGGAGCGAGGCGCCGCCGCGCGGCGCCCCGGCCCTGTGGGCCGTCCACGCCGACGACCCCGGCAAGGATCGCCTGCGCCGCGCCTTCCTCGCGGCGCTGCTGAACGCGGTGTGA
- a CDS encoding penicillin acylase family protein, whose protein sequence is MKASLCFALALAVLTASAAPAADTARYILPPGNYGGLPTTSHSTDQLPLYSGLTPLRDNITPADIEHFYLPEDFQPIEPSQEEATGRPGTHIRYDAYGIPHIYGNTRADVAFGAGWVTARDRGLLLQVGRGPARVAVADVPNIDAFSLVTSIQPFTPSAEAEALVTQQVQLIRDTYGADGEELLADAQAYADGVNAYWAAHQIDQPPVGVNDVVAVTAFIGSIFGAGGGGEAANADLLAKLQGQLGADAGHQAWSDVMLADDPEAPTTISRRFNYPTLTGGAVTGSVVLDADSIQSIDPKQSPAQAAAAPARRRASNFLVTAPMRSATGNSLAVMGPQLGYYYPEIVQQIDLHYPDFTAQGAAVPGLAMYILIGRTPDYAWSLTSAGHDVRDVFAEQLCEPDHSAPTRASTHYLFNGECRAMTSFNAGLLGTTPLVYNLTVHGPVFATATVNGQPYALSRQRSTFGRDVLNLVALKHMTEGRARSPRKFWHIANEFGFTFNWAYVSRRATAYFSSGLLPKRSAGLDRRLPTLGTGAYEWQGFLSERRHPHAVFGPGGLLLNWNNRSAPGFMHGDDEPYGSVQRVENFDKWPALARITDNVGIMNRAATEDVRSSAWPVISRVLRTGAAPDARDQQILDIVDEWIGRDAPRLDADLDGFFDDAGTAVFDAIWRPLVNAVMSPVIGALIPQLDRIRDLDGLEGASYVDKDLRTLLGDPVRGRFNLAYCGAGDLAACRASLWQAIHQTAATVAAQQGQADPSLWRKTASRTGFVPGLLPDTFPTTNRPTFQQVLEFERGGR, encoded by the coding sequence ATGAAGGCATCGCTCTGCTTCGCTCTGGCGCTCGCCGTGCTGACGGCATCGGCCGCGCCGGCCGCCGACACCGCGCGCTACATCCTGCCGCCGGGCAATTACGGCGGCCTGCCGACGACGTCGCATTCCACCGATCAGTTGCCGCTCTATTCCGGGCTGACGCCGCTGCGCGACAACATCACGCCGGCGGACATCGAGCACTTCTACCTGCCCGAGGACTTCCAGCCGATCGAGCCCTCGCAGGAGGAGGCGACCGGCCGGCCCGGCACGCACATCCGCTACGACGCGTATGGCATTCCGCACATCTACGGCAACACCCGCGCCGACGTCGCCTTCGGCGCCGGCTGGGTGACGGCGCGCGACCGCGGCCTGCTGTTGCAGGTCGGGCGCGGACCGGCGCGCGTCGCCGTCGCCGACGTGCCGAACATCGACGCCTTCTCGCTGGTCACCAGCATCCAGCCGTTCACGCCGAGCGCGGAGGCGGAGGCGCTGGTGACGCAGCAGGTGCAGCTCATCCGCGACACCTACGGCGCCGACGGCGAGGAGCTGCTCGCCGACGCGCAGGCGTACGCCGATGGCGTCAACGCCTACTGGGCGGCGCACCAGATCGACCAGCCGCCGGTGGGGGTGAACGACGTCGTCGCGGTGACCGCGTTCATCGGCTCGATATTCGGCGCCGGCGGCGGCGGCGAGGCGGCGAACGCCGACCTGCTGGCCAAGCTGCAGGGGCAGCTCGGCGCCGACGCCGGCCACCAGGCGTGGTCCGACGTCATGCTCGCCGACGACCCGGAGGCGCCGACGACGATCAGCCGCCGCTTCAACTACCCGACGCTCACCGGCGGCGCGGTGACCGGCTCGGTGGTCCTCGATGCCGATTCGATCCAGAGCATCGATCCCAAGCAGTCGCCGGCCCAGGCGGCGGCGGCGCCGGCGCGCCGGCGCGCCTCGAACTTCCTGGTGACGGCGCCGATGCGCTCCGCCACCGGCAACTCGCTCGCCGTCATGGGGCCGCAGCTCGGCTACTACTACCCGGAGATCGTGCAGCAGATCGACCTGCACTACCCGGACTTCACCGCCCAGGGCGCCGCCGTGCCGGGGCTGGCGATGTACATCCTCATCGGCCGCACCCCGGACTACGCGTGGAGCCTCACCTCGGCCGGCCACGACGTGCGCGACGTCTTCGCCGAGCAACTCTGCGAGCCGGACCACTCGGCGCCCACCCGCGCCTCGACCCACTACCTGTTCAACGGCGAGTGCCGCGCCATGACCAGCTTCAACGCCGGCCTGCTCGGCACCACGCCGCTGGTCTACAACCTGACCGTGCACGGCCCGGTGTTCGCCACCGCGACGGTGAACGGCCAGCCGTACGCGCTGTCGCGCCAGCGCTCGACCTTCGGCCGCGACGTCCTCAACCTGGTGGCGCTCAAGCACATGACGGAGGGCAGGGCGCGCTCGCCGCGCAAGTTCTGGCACATCGCCAACGAGTTCGGCTTCACCTTCAACTGGGCCTACGTCTCGCGCCGCGCCACCGCCTACTTCTCCTCGGGCCTGCTGCCGAAGCGCTCGGCCGGCCTCGACCGCCGGCTGCCGACGCTCGGCACGGGCGCGTACGAATGGCAGGGCTTCCTCTCCGAGCGACGGCACCCGCACGCCGTCTTCGGACCCGGCGGCCTGCTGCTCAACTGGAACAACCGCTCGGCCCCGGGCTTCATGCACGGCGATGACGAGCCGTACGGTTCGGTGCAGCGCGTCGAGAACTTCGACAAATGGCCGGCGCTGGCGCGGATCACCGACAACGTCGGGATCATGAACCGCGCCGCGACCGAGGACGTGCGCTCGTCGGCCTGGCCGGTGATCAGCCGCGTCCTGCGCACCGGCGCCGCGCCGGACGCCCGCGACCAGCAGATCCTCGACATCGTCGACGAATGGATCGGGCGCGACGCGCCGCGCCTCGACGCCGATCTGGACGGCTTCTTCGATGACGCCGGCACGGCGGTCTTCGACGCCATCTGGCGGCCGCTCGTCAACGCCGTCATGTCGCCGGTCATCGGCGCGCTGATCCCGCAGCTCGACCGCATCCGCGACCTCGACGGCCTCGAGGGCGCCTCCTACGTCGACAAGGACCTGCGCACCCTGCTCGGCGATCCGGTGCGGGGGCGGTTCAACCTCGCCTACTGCGGGGCCGGCGATCTGGCGGCCTGCCGTGCCTCGCTGTGGCAGGCGATCCATCAGACCGCCGCCACCGTCGCCGCGCAGCAGGGCCAGGCGGACCCGTCCCTCTGGCGCAAGACGGCGTCGCGCACCGGCTTCGTCCCCGGCCTGCTGCCCGACACCTTCCCCACCACCAACCGCCCGACCTTCCAGCAGGTGCTGGAATTCGAACGCGGCGGCAGGTGA
- a CDS encoding alcohol dehydrogenase catalytic domain-containing protein has protein sequence MRALHFLEPGRLAWREVADPVLRAPGEALVRPLAVARCDLDLAIVRGEAPFRGRALHWLRNHLPPAIGQRGLFRNAPFQGPFAFGHECVAEVVAVGDAVRGVRPGDRVVVPFQISCGACGRCDRHLTANCAGVPARSMYGFGELGGMRWGGALADLLHVPFADAMLLPLPAGLDPVALASASDNLCDAWRTVAPFLAAHPGAPVLVVGGGAQSIGLYAAGLAVALGAERVDYLDRDRERLAIAARLGAQPIEAPYDAERDARYPITVDASADPAGLARALLSVEPGGTCTSVGIYYTPTTPVPLRTLYGTGVTFVTGRVHARNDLPAVLDFVARGGFAPQAVTSRVAAWDDAPEALFDPGPKVVITRHPPAALAA, from the coding sequence ATGCGTGCGCTCCATTTTCTCGAACCCGGACGGCTCGCCTGGCGCGAGGTGGCGGATCCGGTGCTGCGCGCCCCCGGCGAGGCGCTCGTCCGCCCGCTGGCGGTGGCGCGCTGCGATCTCGACCTGGCGATCGTGCGCGGCGAGGCGCCGTTCCGCGGCCGCGCCCTGCACTGGCTGCGCAACCACCTGCCGCCGGCGATCGGTCAGCGCGGGCTGTTCCGCAACGCGCCCTTCCAGGGTCCGTTCGCCTTCGGCCACGAGTGCGTCGCCGAGGTGGTGGCGGTCGGCGACGCGGTGCGCGGCGTGCGGCCCGGCGACCGCGTCGTCGTGCCGTTCCAGATCTCCTGCGGCGCCTGCGGCCGCTGCGACCGCCACCTGACCGCCAACTGCGCCGGCGTCCCGGCGCGGTCGATGTACGGGTTCGGCGAGCTCGGCGGCATGCGCTGGGGCGGCGCCCTCGCCGATCTGCTGCACGTGCCGTTCGCCGACGCGATGCTGCTGCCGCTGCCGGCGGGGCTCGACCCGGTCGCGCTCGCCAGCGCCAGCGACAACCTCTGCGACGCCTGGCGCACGGTGGCGCCGTTTCTCGCCGCCCACCCCGGCGCGCCGGTGCTGGTGGTCGGCGGCGGCGCCCAGAGCATCGGCCTCTACGCCGCCGGACTGGCGGTGGCGCTCGGCGCCGAACGGGTGGACTACCTCGACCGCGACCGCGAGCGCCTGGCGATCGCCGCCCGCCTCGGGGCGCAGCCGATCGAGGCGCCGTACGACGCCGAGCGCGACGCCCGCTACCCGATCACCGTCGACGCCAGCGCCGACCCCGCCGGTCTCGCGCGCGCCCTGCTCAGCGTCGAACCGGGCGGCACCTGCACCAGCGTCGGGATCTACTACACGCCGACCACGCCGGTGCCGCTGCGCACGCTGTACGGCACCGGCGTGACCTTCGTCACCGGCCGCGTGCACGCCCGCAACGACCTGCCGGCGGTGCTCGACTTCGTCGCCCGCGGCGGCTTCGCGCCGCAGGCCGTGACCAGCCGCGTCGCCGCCTGGGACGACGCGCCGGAGGCGCTGTTCGACCCCGGCCCGAAGGTCGTCATCACCCGCCACCCTCCGGCCGCCCTCGCCGCCTGA
- a CDS encoding SgcJ/EcaC family oxidoreductase, translated as MDDHRRRALAVNDATYAAWNAHDPDAVAAVFAEDAVVREVGTGQEARGRAAVRARAAALLTAFPDLTLERVELLIDGDRHADRWVLRGTHRGELLGIPPTGRRVRIDGATFTRLGADGLVVEDLHFADTLGLMAQLTG; from the coding sequence ATGGACGACCATCGCCGCCGCGCCCTCGCCGTCAACGACGCGACCTACGCCGCCTGGAACGCGCACGACCCGGACGCCGTCGCGGCGGTGTTCGCCGAGGACGCGGTGGTGCGCGAGGTCGGCACCGGCCAGGAGGCGCGCGGCCGCGCCGCCGTGCGCGCCCGCGCCGCGGCGCTGCTGACGGCCTTCCCCGATCTCACGCTCGAGCGCGTCGAGCTGCTCATCGACGGCGACCGCCACGCCGATCGCTGGGTGCTGCGCGGCACCCACCGCGGCGAGCTGCTCGGCATTCCGCCCACCGGCAGGCGGGTGCGCATCGACGGCGCGACCTTCACCCGCCTCGGCGCCGATGGCCTGGTGGTGGAGGATCTCCACTTCGCCGACACCCTCGGCCTGATGGCGCAGCTCACCGGCTGA
- a CDS encoding BrnT family toxin codes for MGSQEGDGKSPQARRLVRGGRVGIRRRARRLLPRHAARRPLLLIGYSRRERLLYVVHAEVQLDVIRIISARKATRHEQTRYESD; via the coding sequence ATGGGATCGCAGGAAGGCGACGGCAAATCTCCGCAAGCACGGCGTCTCGTTCGAGGAGGCCGCGTCGGCATTCGACGACGAGCTCGGCGCCTACTACCCCGACACGCTGCACGCCGACCGCTTCTCCTGATCGGCTATTCGCGCCGCGAGCGCCTGCTCTACGTCGTCCATGCGGAGGTCCAGCTCGACGTCATCCGCATCATCAGCGCCAGAAAGGCCACCAGGCATGAACAGACGCGCTACGAGAGCGACTGA
- a CDS encoding AAA family ATPase, protein MPVTCATCGQANRSGARFCDNCGAALGTAADATVARKVVTIVFADLVGSTALHERLDAESARAVMDRYYQALHRVVAAHGGTVVKLLGDGVMAAFGVPRVAEDDALRAVRAAAAMVDAVRALGAPAADAATEGLAVRVAVNSGEVVVSADQRDVVGDPVNVAARLQQQAGDGQVLLGDATRRLVGDQVTLAPVGALALRGRAEAVAAYRLVSLARPVGAAAAPFVGRDEELRHLAALHDDAVRARHARLAVVLGSPGLGKSRLLSEIQQRLAAHATVLAARCDAAGGATFDPLVEALRAHLDVARHADAEALRAAVAAALPGDDPERARIAAGVAALLAGTAAAPEETFFVVRRLLGALAAARPVVLIVDDAQWAAPLLLDLVEHLAQWTTDAPLLLLLAARPELRELRPALSRGDGARRQVLTLAGLDAGAATRLAASVIGADELPAAIAGRVLATSEGNPLFVGELVRMLVQDGALRRDGDRWTAAVEPAALAMPPTIHALLAARIERLRPEERAVLERAAVVGRSFSRAAVAALLPAEAAASLDTHLQALRRGELIEPDPAPFLGEPALRFHHVLIRDAAYRQVLKGTRAALHVRFADWIAGGGGEHEETIGWHLEQAHGHLAELGPLDASGRAIGARAAQALAAAGRRALARDDLPLAAALLGRASARLEDGDAARAGIALDWCEALLAAGDVGPAAAALAELERFADAAPRLRAWHTCLTGRLAVLAAPRALRSTADAVTRRRRGAGRHAGDALARRRRTRCGPTHSAPGRHRRQRAAPVRALAAARRAGDRRRASAVLAGVPLAALWGPSPVTRASGRCLDVVRVLRITQGAPAVEAVALRCQAVLEALRSRADAARRLIASSRRLVEELGITHRLLEADLFAGMIALLEGDAVAAERRLRPAYEGLRAQGLGIDAARAAAYLASALLAQARLDEAEALSHACETLAGDDLQAAIAWRGVRAEVLARRGQPEAAVALARAAVEIAATTDALLDHADARRALATALRAAGRDADAAAETARAVALWQAKGAVVLIARERAEPSADDRVAARPRPSEAWRAPAALPPAPPAETPPAGPMRFENAALRTAERMRVAALARDARAFAALLAPHFRSADRTPAVQLELDRDEWLTSGRAMLQGGSILAIDHEVLATRGERLSLLRVRWVAGGGTVGPGQLDWLQVLEVAADGRAVAEVAFDPGDVDAAYAELDRRYAAGESAPFAAVTAAMEIFRHALAARDWEALADVLAPDLVVHDHRPLGWEATRGPQPYVDALRELVALAPDVRLRLDHADVCAHGYLALSTWVGTHEGGIFEAPSYIVGELDASRRARRFDQYDLAQLAAAQARWAALRQRPAPLDNAAFRLRTHIRGLFAAGDWPALRALAAPDFRYDDRRRWTQLAGGVDFWIRSMRTVREADVLPTFELLVAVGDRVSVERALWRGQSEGGGVEIEYVSLTQLDVEGRLLRSLNFDPEDRDAAVAAARALAGAA, encoded by the coding sequence ATGCCAGTGACCTGCGCCACGTGCGGCCAAGCGAACCGTTCCGGCGCGCGCTTCTGCGACAACTGCGGCGCGGCGCTGGGGACCGCCGCGGACGCCACGGTGGCGCGCAAGGTGGTGACGATCGTGTTCGCCGACCTGGTCGGCTCGACGGCGCTGCACGAGCGCCTCGACGCCGAGTCGGCGCGCGCCGTGATGGACCGCTACTACCAGGCCCTCCACCGTGTCGTCGCGGCGCACGGCGGCACGGTGGTGAAGCTGCTCGGCGATGGCGTCATGGCGGCTTTCGGCGTGCCGCGGGTGGCCGAGGACGACGCCCTGCGCGCGGTGCGCGCGGCGGCGGCGATGGTCGACGCCGTGCGGGCGCTCGGCGCGCCGGCGGCGGACGCGGCGACGGAGGGGCTGGCGGTGCGCGTCGCGGTCAACAGCGGCGAGGTGGTGGTCAGCGCCGACCAGCGCGACGTCGTCGGCGATCCGGTGAACGTCGCGGCGCGCCTGCAACAGCAGGCCGGCGACGGCCAGGTCCTGCTCGGCGACGCCACCCGCCGCCTGGTGGGCGACCAGGTGACCCTGGCGCCGGTCGGCGCGCTGGCGCTGCGCGGCCGCGCCGAGGCGGTGGCCGCCTACCGCCTGGTGTCACTGGCCCGCCCGGTCGGCGCCGCGGCGGCGCCGTTCGTCGGCCGCGACGAGGAGCTGCGCCATCTCGCCGCGCTCCACGACGACGCCGTGCGCGCCCGCCACGCACGCCTCGCCGTCGTGCTCGGCTCGCCGGGCCTCGGCAAATCGCGCCTGCTGAGCGAGATCCAGCAGCGGCTGGCGGCGCACGCCACGGTGCTGGCGGCGCGCTGCGACGCCGCCGGCGGGGCGACCTTCGACCCGCTGGTCGAGGCGCTGCGCGCCCATCTCGACGTCGCCCGCCACGCCGACGCCGAGGCGCTGCGCGCCGCCGTCGCCGCGGCGCTGCCCGGCGACGATCCCGAACGCGCCCGCATCGCGGCCGGCGTCGCCGCGCTGCTCGCCGGCACGGCCGCGGCGCCCGAGGAGACGTTCTTCGTCGTCCGCCGCCTCCTCGGCGCGCTCGCGGCGGCGCGCCCGGTGGTGCTGATCGTCGACGACGCGCAGTGGGCGGCACCCCTGCTCCTCGACCTCGTCGAGCACCTGGCGCAGTGGACGACCGACGCGCCGCTGCTCCTGCTGCTGGCGGCCCGACCCGAGCTGCGCGAGCTCCGTCCCGCGCTCAGCCGCGGCGACGGCGCGCGCCGCCAGGTGCTCACCCTGGCCGGATTGGACGCCGGCGCCGCCACCCGTCTGGCGGCCAGCGTGATCGGCGCCGACGAGCTGCCGGCCGCCATCGCCGGGCGGGTGCTCGCCACCAGCGAGGGCAACCCGCTCTTCGTCGGCGAGCTGGTGCGCATGCTGGTGCAGGACGGCGCGCTGCGCCGCGACGGCGATCGCTGGACCGCCGCCGTCGAGCCGGCGGCGCTCGCGATGCCGCCCACCATCCACGCCCTGCTGGCGGCGCGCATCGAGCGCCTGCGCCCCGAGGAGCGCGCGGTGTTGGAGCGCGCCGCGGTGGTCGGGCGCAGCTTCTCGCGCGCCGCCGTGGCGGCGTTGCTGCCGGCCGAGGCGGCCGCCAGCCTCGACACGCACCTGCAGGCGCTGCGCCGCGGCGAGCTGATCGAGCCCGACCCGGCGCCGTTCCTGGGTGAGCCGGCGCTGCGCTTCCACCACGTGCTGATCCGCGACGCCGCCTACCGCCAGGTCCTCAAGGGGACGCGGGCGGCGCTGCACGTGCGCTTCGCCGACTGGATCGCCGGCGGCGGCGGCGAGCACGAGGAGACGATCGGCTGGCATCTCGAGCAGGCGCACGGACACCTGGCGGAGCTGGGACCACTCGATGCGAGCGGCCGCGCCATCGGTGCCCGCGCCGCGCAGGCGCTGGCCGCGGCCGGCCGGCGGGCGCTGGCCCGCGACGACCTGCCGCTGGCGGCGGCGCTGCTCGGCCGGGCGTCGGCACGCCTGGAGGACGGCGATGCGGCGCGCGCCGGGATCGCCCTCGACTGGTGCGAGGCGCTGCTGGCGGCCGGCGACGTCGGTCCCGCCGCCGCCGCGCTCGCCGAGCTCGAGCGCTTCGCCGACGCCGCGCCGCGGCTGCGCGCCTGGCACACCTGCCTCACCGGCCGGCTCGCGGTGCTCGCCGCGCCGCGGGCGCTGCGCTCCACCGCCGACGCCGTCACTCGCCGCCGCCGAGGTGCTGGCCGCCACGCCGGCGACGCGCTGGCGAGGCGAAGGCGCACGCGGTGCGGGCCGACGCACAGCGCGCCTGGGCGCCATCGGCGCCAGCGGGCGGCGCCTGTTCGCGCCCTCGCCGCCGCCCGCCGCGCCGGCGATCGCCGGCGCGCCAGCGCGGTGCTCGCCGGGGTGCCGCTGGCGGCGCTCTGGGGGCCGAGCCCGGTCACCCGCGCCAGCGGTCGCTGCCTCGATGTCGTGCGCGTCCTGCGCATCACCCAGGGCGCGCCGGCGGTGGAGGCGGTGGCGCTGCGCTGCCAGGCAGTCCTCGAAGCCCTGCGCAGTCGCGCCGACGCGGCGCGGCGGCTCATCGCCAGCTCGCGCCGCCTGGTCGAGGAGCTCGGCATCACCCACCGCCTGCTCGAGGCCGACCTGTTCGCCGGCATGATCGCCCTGCTCGAGGGCGATGCCGTGGCCGCCGAGCGCCGTCTGCGACCGGCTTACGAGGGCCTGCGCGCCCAGGGCCTCGGCATCGACGCGGCCCGCGCCGCGGCGTACCTGGCCAGCGCGCTGCTCGCCCAGGCACGCCTCGACGAGGCGGAGGCGCTGAGCCACGCGTGCGAGACGTTGGCCGGCGACGACCTGCAGGCGGCGATCGCCTGGCGCGGCGTGCGCGCCGAGGTCCTGGCGCGGCGCGGCCAGCCCGAGGCGGCGGTGGCGTTGGCGCGCGCCGCGGTCGAGATCGCCGCCACGACCGACGCCCTGCTCGATCACGCCGATGCCCGCCGGGCGCTGGCGACGGCGCTGCGCGCCGCCGGTCGCGATGCCGACGCCGCCGCCGAGACGGCGCGCGCCGTCGCGTTGTGGCAGGCCAAGGGCGCGGTGGTGCTGATCGCGCGCGAGCGCGCGGAGCCTTCAGCCGATGATCGGGTGGCGGCGCGTCCGCGGCCGTCCGAGGCATGGCGCGCGCCCGCGGCGCTGCCTCCGGCACCGCCGGCGGAGACCCCGCCCGCGGGCCCGATGCGATTCGAGAACGCCGCCCTCCGCACCGCCGAGCGGATGCGCGTCGCGGCGCTGGCGCGCGACGCGCGCGCCTTCGCGGCGCTGCTGGCGCCGCACTTCCGCAGCGCCGATCGGACGCCCGCCGTCCAGCTCGAGCTGGACCGCGACGAGTGGCTGACCTCCGGCCGCGCGATGCTCCAGGGCGGGTCCATCCTGGCGATCGATCACGAGGTGCTGGCGACGCGCGGCGAGCGGCTGTCGCTGCTGCGGGTTCGCTGGGTGGCGGGCGGCGGAACGGTGGGGCCCGGCCAGCTCGACTGGCTGCAGGTGCTCGAGGTCGCGGCCGACGGTCGCGCCGTCGCCGAGGTCGCGTTCGATCCCGGCGACGTCGACGCGGCCTATGCCGAGCTCGATCGGCGCTATGCGGCCGGCGAGTCGGCGCCCTTCGCCGCGGTGACGGCGGCGATGGAGATCTTCCGCCACGCCCTCGCGGCGCGCGACTGGGAGGCGCTGGCCGACGTGCTGGCGCCCGACCTGGTGGTGCACGATCACCGGCCGCTCGGCTGGGAGGCGACGCGCGGCCCGCAGCCGTACGTCGATGCCCTGCGCGAGCTGGTCGCGCTGGCGCCGGACGTGCGCCTGCGCCTCGACCACGCCGACGTCTGCGCCCACGGCTACCTGGCGCTCTCCACCTGGGTGGGCACGCACGAGGGCGGCATCTTCGAGGCCCCCAGCTACATCGTCGGCGAGCTGGACGCCTCGCGACGCGCCCGCCGCTTCGATCAGTACGACCTCGCCCAGCTCGCGGCGGCGCAGGCGCGCTGGGCGGCGCTGCGGCAGCGCCCCGCGCCGCTCGATAACGCGGCGTTCCGCCTGCGCACGCATATCCGCGGCCTGTTCGCGGCCGGCGACTGGCCGGCCCTGCGCGCCCTGGCGGCGCCGGACTTCCGCTACGACGATCGGCGGCGCTGGACGCAGCTCGCCGGCGGCGTCGACTTCTGGATCCGCAGCATGCGGACGGTGCGCGAGGCCGACGTCCTGCCGACCTTCGAGCTGCTCGTCGCCGTCGGCGACCGCGTCTCGGTCGAGCGAGCCCTGTGGCGCGGACAGTCGGAGGGCGGCGGGGTGGAGATCGAATACGTCTCGCTCACCCAGCTCGACGTCGAGGGCCGCCTGCTGCGCTCGCTCAACTTCGATCCCGAGGATCGCGACGCCGCCGTCGCCGCCGCGCGGGCGCTGGCCGGCGCCGCCTAG